From a region of the Chitinophagales bacterium genome:
- a CDS encoding DUF4956 domain-containing protein, with protein MLLTDVLFATDYIFWNTADLLDLLFRFAFNFLIAYIIIRRIYYPTHKNKDYLFTYFLFNIIIFILCYMMRNTQLEIGVAFGLFAVFSILRYRTLNVGIMDMAYLFLIISVGVINSLSNEKVSIVEILFANLLIVSVIYILEKIWLVRIASNKLVIYEKIENIRPENYDKLIADLKDRTGLDVHRVEIGRIDFMRDIVRIKIYYFE; from the coding sequence ATGCTGCTGACTGATGTACTTTTTGCCACGGACTATATTTTCTGGAATACTGCTGACTTGCTCGACCTGCTCTTCCGGTTTGCCTTTAATTTCCTGATTGCCTATATCATTATCAGGCGTATCTACTATCCGACGCATAAAAACAAAGATTACCTCTTCACCTATTTCCTCTTCAATATCATCATCTTCATCCTTTGCTACATGATGCGCAATACGCAGCTGGAGATCGGTGTGGCGTTTGGCCTCTTTGCTGTTTTTTCCATTTTGCGTTACCGTACACTCAACGTCGGCATTATGGACATGGCTTACCTGTTCCTCATAATCAGCGTGGGTGTGATCAACTCGCTCAGCAATGAAAAGGTGAGCATCGTGGAGATTTTATTCGCGAATCTTCTCATCGTTTCAGTAATCTATATCCTGGAAAAGATCTGGCTTGTCCGCATTGCTTCCAATAAACTGGTGATATATGAAAAGATTGAAAACATCAGGCCGGAAAATTACGACAAGCTTATCGCTGATCTGAAAGACCGCACCGGACTTGATGTGCACCGTGTGGAGATCGGCCGTATCGATTTTATGCGCGACATCGTAAGGATTAAGATCTATTATTTCGAATAG
- a CDS encoding lamin tail domain-containing protein codes for MPRRLLLLLWLFIHLCPLLYGQSITFSELNYNSDSTLNSGNWVELFNYGTTNIDLGGWYLKDDNSANTFIFPAGSNLAGGARLVVVNDQVKFTEQFPLVTNYLGEMSFSFGNDADEVRLFDNTGALKLYMNYTDTLPWPSAADGTGRTLELLDPQQSPGESSNWFVGCMLGSPGKAFTPCDDPLVFSEINYNSDTLLDAGDWIELYNRSGSGINLTGWHFTDSNNDNAYSFPNNTQIAAGARLVLVHDPVKFNTRHPDVTNYIGPFIFNLSNDGELVRLYKNTGKLTFSVLYDDDGDWPEGADGGDYTLELLNPTGNMNSFTNWFTGCPEGSPGVAYNPDCNVGIEAASAAAIEVSCTQQNEQLTIVFPANVNYRDYAITLFNVFGERLYYQRAVSPITEIETGHITGGIFLLSIQSATKQWTQKFFIH; via the coding sequence ATGCCTCGTCGTCTGCTTTTGTTGCTATGGTTGTTTATCCACCTGTGTCCGCTGCTTTACGGGCAGTCGATAACCTTCTCTGAACTTAATTACAATTCAGACTCTACGCTCAACTCAGGCAACTGGGTTGAACTGTTCAACTATGGAACAACGAATATAGACCTTGGTGGCTGGTATCTGAAAGATGATAATAGTGCCAACACTTTTATTTTTCCTGCCGGAAGTAACCTTGCTGGAGGCGCCAGACTTGTCGTGGTAAACGATCAGGTAAAATTCACAGAGCAATTCCCGCTCGTGACGAATTACCTGGGCGAAATGAGTTTTAGTTTTGGAAATGATGCCGATGAAGTGCGCCTGTTCGATAATACCGGTGCATTAAAACTTTATATGAATTATACCGACACGCTGCCCTGGCCATCGGCGGCAGATGGCACCGGTCGCACATTAGAACTGCTGGATCCGCAGCAATCGCCCGGCGAATCATCAAACTGGTTTGTGGGCTGCATGCTGGGCTCACCGGGCAAAGCCTTTACGCCTTGTGATGATCCGCTCGTGTTTTCCGAAATCAATTATAATTCGGATACATTGCTCGATGCCGGCGACTGGATTGAGTTATACAACCGTTCAGGAAGCGGTATCAACCTCACCGGCTGGCACTTCACCGACAGTAACAACGACAATGCATACAGCTTTCCCAACAACACACAGATTGCTGCCGGTGCGAGATTGGTGCTTGTCCATGATCCTGTGAAATTCAATACGCGTCATCCGGACGTTACAAATTATATCGGGCCATTCATTTTCAACCTCAGTAATGACGGTGAGTTGGTACGGCTTTACAAGAATACCGGCAAACTTACTTTTTCCGTGCTGTACGACGATGACGGTGACTGGCCGGAAGGTGCTGATGGAGGAGACTACACCCTTGAATTGCTGAACCCCACCGGCAACATGAACAGCTTTACCAATTGGTTCACCGGTTGCCCTGAAGGCTCGCCTGGCGTTGCTTACAACCCTGACTGTAACGTCGGCATTGAGGCTGCTTCCGCTGCTGCAATTGAAGTTAGCTGCACACAGCAAAATGAGCAGCTGACTATCGTATTCCCGGCGAATGTTAATTATCGTGACTATGCCATCACGCTCTTTAATGTTTTTGGCGAAAGGTTGTATTATCAGCGCGCAGTTTCACCAATTACAGAGATAGAGACAGGTCATATAACGGGCGGCATCTTTTTGTTGAGTATTCAATCTGCAACTAAACAGTGGACACAAAAGTTTTTCATTCACTAA
- a CDS encoding sulfite exporter TauE/SafE family protein: MDNTLVILVIGIFAGVFSGFIGIGGGLIVVPCLVLFMGMEQHAAQGTSLAMMLPPIGVMAVLNYYKAGQVDFKVAAILCISFVAGSFFGSKLAISLSAEQIKKAFGVIIILIGLKMILWK; encoded by the coding sequence ATGGACAACACACTTGTTATTCTCGTCATTGGCATTTTCGCCGGTGTATTCAGTGGCTTTATTGGTATTGGCGGCGGACTGATTGTGGTACCCTGTCTTGTCTTGTTTATGGGCATGGAGCAGCATGCCGCGCAGGGAACATCACTTGCCATGATGTTGCCTCCCATTGGCGTTATGGCTGTACTCAACTATTATAAAGCAGGCCAGGTTGATTTTAAGGTGGCTGCCATCCTTTGCATCAGCTTTGTTGCGGGAAGTTTTTTTGGCAGCAAGCTGGCTATATCATTATCCGCTGAGCAAATTAAAAAGGCTTTCGGCGTAATCATTATCCTCATCGGGTTGAAAATGATTTTATGGAAATGA
- a CDS encoding SdiA-regulated domain-containing protein produces the protein MLISCAGNPAPTGEDDAAGIEKDSVSAFSADHFPYDLAQPAEKIKLPESLTEISGIDLYRKSKMVCVQDEKGIVYVYDLAKGTLKEEISFGSKGDYEGVANVHDTIWVLSSDGNLHRIVNFNTKHQKTKEFDTPLNKDNDTEGLCYDEKNNRLLIACKEKPGASMKGMRAVYAFDLHSNAIVTIPAYTVKLDEIRQFLQQHDKDKFMTNELRALLDPGKGDVTFQPSEIHVHPVTDELYILSSVGKLLLVINRDNKILHMVNLDPSMFRQPEGMTFSDDGTMYIADEGGNGHGNILKFNYRPDAPSK, from the coding sequence ATGCTGATTTCCTGTGCTGGCAACCCGGCACCGACAGGAGAAGATGATGCAGCAGGCATTGAAAAGGACAGCGTATCAGCGTTCAGTGCTGATCACTTTCCCTATGATCTGGCACAGCCAGCTGAAAAAATCAAGTTACCTGAATCGCTGACAGAAATTTCAGGGATAGATTTATACAGGAAATCAAAAATGGTATGTGTGCAGGATGAAAAGGGAATAGTGTATGTCTATGATCTTGCCAAGGGAACGCTGAAAGAAGAGATCAGCTTCGGATCAAAAGGGGATTATGAAGGTGTTGCCAATGTGCACGATACCATCTGGGTTTTAAGCAGTGACGGCAACCTGCATCGCATCGTCAACTTTAATACAAAGCATCAAAAGACTAAAGAATTTGATACACCGCTCAACAAAGACAATGATACGGAAGGCCTGTGTTACGATGAAAAGAATAACCGCTTACTGATAGCCTGCAAGGAGAAGCCGGGTGCTTCGATGAAAGGCATGAGAGCAGTGTATGCATTTGACCTGCATTCAAACGCAATTGTAACTATACCTGCTTACACAGTGAAACTGGACGAAATCCGGCAGTTTCTGCAGCAGCACGATAAGGATAAATTCATGACCAATGAACTGCGTGCTTTACTGGATCCGGGCAAAGGTGATGTGACTTTCCAGCCATCAGAAATTCATGTTCACCCGGTGACAGATGAGTTGTACATACTTTCTTCGGTCGGAAAGTTGTTGCTCGTAATTAACCGTGACAATAAAATATTACACATGGTCAATCTCGACCCGTCTATGTTCAGGCAGCCAGAAGGCATGACTTTTTCGGATGATGGCACCATGTATATCGCAGATGAAGGCGGTAATGGTCATGGTAACATCCTGAAATTTAATTACAGGCCCGATGCGCCATCGAAGTAA
- a CDS encoding DUF2490 domain-containing protein: MSISAPVRTTVILIFFIGRLGILTVHAQEQDFQTWTSAQINKKISKKIDLQLSQELRLKNNSTQLGTTFTEAGCKYKVRKQLDVAASYRFIVAQDAVSHRVSLDVSYEVEAGHWSAEPRLRYLHQIQHDQPAENYIRPKLSVNYRINKRWEPYVSGELFYHAFYNEGNEFDQYRLSAGFEYSFTKQHAVKLYYLLTQEMNVNNALQRHIAGLSYKYDF, from the coding sequence GTGAGCATCAGCGCACCTGTCCGCACCACTGTCATCCTGATCTTCTTTATCGGCAGGTTGGGCATTTTAACCGTACATGCACAGGAGCAGGATTTTCAAACCTGGACCAGCGCGCAAATCAATAAGAAGATCAGCAAGAAGATTGATCTGCAGCTTTCGCAAGAGCTGCGGCTTAAGAACAATTCTACCCAACTGGGAACAACCTTTACGGAAGCCGGATGCAAGTATAAAGTGCGGAAGCAACTCGACGTCGCAGCTTCCTACCGTTTCATTGTGGCACAGGATGCAGTGTCGCACAGGGTTTCGCTGGATGTGAGCTATGAGGTGGAAGCCGGGCATTGGTCTGCAGAACCAAGGTTGCGTTACCTGCACCAAATACAGCATGATCAGCCTGCTGAAAACTACATCAGGCCTAAGCTTTCCGTCAATTACCGTATCAATAAAAGATGGGAGCCATATGTGAGCGGCGAATTATTCTATCATGCATTTTATAATGAAGGAAATGAATTCGACCAATACCGGTTGAGCGCGGGTTTTGAATATTCTTTCACCAAACAGCATGCAGTGAAACTTTATTACCTGCTTACCCAGGAGATGAACGTGAACAATGCCCTGCAAAGGCATATAGCAGGGTTGAGTTACAAATATGATTTTTAG
- a CDS encoding outer membrane protein assembly factor — protein MIALLQLVMLAAGAQDRNYSDSVIVRAASDKYHAQFIGRLLLGNHYRAVWSAPISMQYLDMQHMKGGLTPLKRGGGFQTLSLRLLGGDSNQYVIRTIDKDPSKTVSGVFRNTIITDAIQDQISASHPYGFLVAAELAKPAGIYHSNPMVLYVPDDPALGDFREVFKHQVVLFEERELNNAGVEEGLSGFRKVTGTFDLYNILLKSSDNFVDEKFVLRSRLFDMLIGDWDRHEDQWRWAQFNLPDGRKMFRPIPRDRDQAFFNFDGILPAYASLNVQSTRKMQRYKSMPLSTKWFNYGARYFDHNFLTRMTRSDWLQCADTLRQLLSDDDIETAFRIWPDTIYKLTAPEIMQTLKARRDNLPAIAGQYYAFLARKVTVTGTNKPDYFEIKRTDPGQTEVTVYQWKNGVKGRPFYQRTFTKSETGELILYGLGDDDFFDVSGKSGHNTLLRLVGGEGSDSVVDRSQTAGWGKRTKVYDSDAGSYLNAGTEASDHTSADTVFNSYTTRSYEYNFNGFFPVFGYNTDDGVFLGASVTRTTQGFKKFPYKSKQSFDGEAAMKTGAFHFGYKGDFTDVIGKLDLNVSANVYAPNYRQNFFGYGNETKQEFPVEDYKLRINQMLLYPALEAGGEDDVRFLFGPIYQQARLSPDTIDNFSEVFPTLSADNISRKHYLGINTQLTYQPFRKDTMPRFETSFLVNTGYLKQTEDNTVNFGFLRGFISLYYHFYDRHGERLVLATRFGGGYNLGDFEFYQANIIGGRSNQNVRGLRGERFSGRSALYNNLEARLKLFHFNAYIFPADIGVIGLLDNGRVWIDDDASNVIHTSYGGGVWLNPFGLAVLSATYAVSDDEPHGLFNIKLGWWF, from the coding sequence ATGATCGCATTGCTGCAGTTGGTGATGCTGGCAGCCGGAGCGCAGGATCGCAACTACAGCGACAGCGTGATTGTGCGCGCAGCCAGTGATAAGTATCATGCCCAGTTTATCGGCAGATTGTTATTGGGTAATCACTATCGCGCAGTATGGTCGGCACCGATCAGCATGCAATACCTCGATATGCAGCATATGAAAGGCGGGCTTACACCGCTGAAACGCGGCGGCGGTTTTCAGACCTTATCACTGCGCCTGCTGGGTGGCGACAGCAATCAGTATGTGATACGCACCATTGATAAAGACCCTTCCAAAACTGTTTCAGGTGTTTTTCGCAACACCATTATAACTGATGCCATTCAGGATCAGATTTCCGCATCGCATCCATACGGATTCCTGGTAGCGGCAGAACTGGCAAAGCCCGCCGGCATTTATCATTCCAATCCAATGGTTTTGTATGTACCGGATGATCCGGCACTCGGCGATTTCCGCGAGGTATTTAAGCATCAGGTAGTATTGTTTGAGGAACGTGAACTCAACAATGCGGGCGTGGAAGAAGGACTGAGCGGCTTCAGAAAAGTGACAGGCACTTTTGATCTCTATAACATCCTCCTGAAAAGCAGCGACAATTTCGTGGATGAAAAATTTGTGCTGCGGTCGCGCTTATTTGATATGCTGATTGGCGACTGGGACCGTCATGAAGATCAATGGCGATGGGCGCAGTTCAACCTGCCCGACGGGCGGAAGATGTTTCGCCCGATACCACGTGACCGTGACCAGGCTTTCTTCAATTTCGACGGCATACTGCCTGCTTATGCCAGCCTGAATGTGCAGAGTACCCGGAAAATGCAACGTTACAAGTCAATGCCGCTCAGCACCAAGTGGTTCAACTATGGAGCGCGTTATTTTGATCACAACTTCCTGACGCGCATGACCCGTAGCGACTGGCTTCAATGCGCCGATACGCTGAGGCAATTATTGTCTGATGATGACATAGAGACTGCGTTCAGGATCTGGCCGGATACCATTTATAAACTTACGGCGCCTGAAATTATGCAAACATTAAAAGCGCGTCGCGACAACCTTCCGGCAATTGCCGGACAGTACTATGCATTCCTGGCCAGGAAAGTGACCGTTACCGGCACCAATAAACCTGACTATTTCGAAATCAAAAGAACAGATCCAGGGCAAACCGAGGTAACCGTTTATCAATGGAAGAATGGTGTTAAAGGCAGGCCATTCTATCAACGTACCTTCACGAAAAGCGAAACAGGCGAGTTGATTTTATATGGCCTCGGTGATGATGATTTTTTTGATGTATCCGGAAAATCAGGCCATAATACCTTGCTTAGGCTGGTAGGCGGAGAGGGAAGCGATAGTGTGGTTGACAGGAGCCAGACAGCTGGATGGGGCAAGCGCACGAAAGTGTATGACAGTGATGCGGGTAGCTACCTTAATGCCGGAACCGAAGCAAGCGATCATACTTCCGCGGATACGGTATTTAATAGCTACACCACCAGGAGTTATGAATACAATTTCAACGGCTTCTTTCCGGTGTTTGGTTACAATACCGATGATGGTGTATTTCTGGGTGCGAGTGTTACCCGAACTACGCAGGGATTCAAAAAATTTCCTTACAAATCAAAGCAGTCATTCGACGGCGAAGCAGCTATGAAAACCGGTGCTTTTCATTTCGGCTATAAGGGTGACTTTACAGATGTGATCGGTAAGTTGGATCTTAATGTGAGTGCGAATGTTTATGCACCGAACTACCGTCAGAATTTTTTCGGTTATGGAAATGAAACGAAACAGGAATTTCCTGTGGAAGATTACAAACTCCGGATCAATCAGATGCTGCTGTACCCGGCGCTGGAAGCAGGCGGGGAAGACGATGTGCGTTTTTTGTTCGGCCCCATCTATCAGCAGGCGCGGCTGTCACCTGATACAATTGATAATTTCAGCGAGGTCTTTCCTACACTCTCTGCTGATAATATTTCGCGCAAGCATTATCTGGGAATAAACACGCAGCTTACCTATCAGCCTTTCCGGAAGGATACCATGCCACGTTTTGAGACGAGTTTTTTAGTGAATACGGGTTACCTGAAACAGACAGAAGACAACACCGTCAATTTCGGTTTTCTGCGCGGATTCATTTCCCTGTATTATCATTTTTATGACCGGCATGGCGAACGGCTCGTGCTTGCAACACGCTTTGGAGGTGGCTATAACCTCGGCGACTTTGAATTTTACCAGGCCAATATTATCGGCGGAAGATCAAATCAAAATGTTCGCGGGCTGCGCGGAGAGCGGTTTTCCGGTCGCTCCGCTTTGTATAATAACCTGGAAGCAAGGCTTAAGCTATTTCACTTTAATGCGTATATTTTTCCTGCCGATATCGGTGTAATTGGTTTGCTAGACAATGGCCGTGTCTGGATTGATGACGACGCATCCAATGTGATACATACCAGTTATGGCGGTGGTGTTTGGCTGAATCCATTTGGGTTGGCTGTACTCTCGGCCACCTATGCCGTTTCTGATGACGAGCCACACGGACTATTTAATATCAAGTTGGGATGGTGGTTTTAA
- a CDS encoding TonB-dependent receptor has translation MLKMYDYRVYSYLKRGLLIAALTLCFRVPASGQQVSVSGSVKDAVTHEPMMGVSISFGNNNGTVTDSAGKYNIVLPQGEYTAVFSYLGYENQSRRLNIKPGNSIIQNIEMNQVANELNLVVVTASKYEKNITKETVSMEVLKPEFLVNANTIDLDEAIQKVPGMTMIDNQANVRGGSGFSYGAGSRVLVLVDGIPQLTGDAGDVKWEFLPVENVEQVEIIKGASSVLYGSSALNGVINLRTRYPTSVPETHITAFQGIYQNPQDKGKVWWGNQQPYFGGGSFLHSRKFGQFDLVTGGNINNDHSFHEGQYNLRGRINTNTRYRFKKVDGLSAGINVNYMYYHSGTYFIWADDTTGAYRALGGLDSATTTISEGKNTRMTIDPFVTYFSGKGDQHDLKFRYFYTKNNNNTDQGSVSNYYYGEYQYHKHFSFDLNLVAGASTSYSAVNAELYGDHSASNSALFTQLDKTFGKLIVLAGLRYETFRVDSVKGNSHPVFRAGLNYELTPSTFLRGSFGQGYRFPSIAEKFVNTSVGALKVFPNPEVQPENGWSSELGIKQAFRISNWMGYADLAGFMQRYHDMIEFKFGYYHPNPIPGEYDLNYLGFESVNIENARISGFEFTMVGQGSFFGVTTNVLAGLTYINPINVDQKEFVDSIIDNDQTLTQEVKDSLQQSTILNYRFRTTIKFNLDQSYRKFSWGVEVRYNSFMINIDPFFEGNDPLIIYLFGQPTEFIPGVKSWRENHHHGDYVVDLRLSYNITDNIRVSLITKNSFNREYSIRPALLEAPRSYTAQLILKM, from the coding sequence ATGCTTAAAATGTATGACTACCGGGTATATAGCTATTTGAAAAGAGGACTGTTGATTGCTGCTTTAACACTATGTTTCCGTGTGCCGGCATCAGGCCAGCAAGTGAGTGTATCAGGATCCGTGAAAGATGCTGTCACCCATGAGCCCATGATGGGCGTCAGTATCAGTTTTGGAAACAACAACGGAACCGTGACCGACAGTGCAGGCAAATACAATATCGTCTTACCGCAAGGTGAATATACTGCAGTGTTTTCTTATCTCGGTTATGAGAATCAGAGCCGGCGGCTGAATATTAAGCCGGGAAACAGCATCATACAAAACATAGAAATGAACCAGGTAGCGAATGAACTTAACCTGGTAGTGGTAACAGCGAGCAAGTATGAAAAGAACATTACTAAAGAAACCGTATCAATGGAAGTGCTGAAACCCGAGTTTCTTGTTAATGCGAATACCATTGATCTCGATGAAGCAATACAGAAAGTGCCCGGCATGACGATGATAGACAACCAGGCCAATGTGAGAGGTGGCAGCGGTTTCTCTTATGGAGCAGGCAGCCGTGTGCTGGTTTTGGTAGATGGTATTCCGCAGCTTACCGGTGATGCAGGCGATGTGAAATGGGAGTTTCTTCCGGTAGAGAATGTAGAACAGGTAGAGATCATCAAAGGAGCGTCTTCCGTTTTATACGGTTCATCAGCATTAAATGGTGTCATCAACCTGCGGACACGCTATCCCACCAGTGTACCGGAGACACACATCACGGCTTTCCAGGGCATCTATCAAAACCCGCAGGACAAGGGGAAAGTATGGTGGGGAAATCAGCAACCTTATTTTGGCGGAGGCAGCTTTTTACACAGCCGCAAATTCGGGCAGTTTGATCTTGTTACGGGTGGTAACATCAATAACGACCATAGTTTTCACGAAGGGCAATATAACCTCCGTGGCCGCATCAATACCAATACGCGATACAGGTTTAAAAAAGTTGATGGCCTCTCTGCAGGAATCAACGTCAATTATATGTATTACCATTCGGGCACTTATTTTATATGGGCCGATGATACTACAGGCGCCTATCGTGCTTTGGGCGGACTTGATTCTGCCACCACTACTATTTCGGAAGGTAAAAATACCCGTATGACCATTGATCCGTTTGTAACCTATTTTTCCGGAAAGGGTGATCAGCACGATCTGAAGTTTCGCTATTTCTATACAAAAAACAATAACAATACAGACCAGGGCTCTGTATCAAATTATTACTACGGCGAATACCAGTATCACAAACATTTTAGTTTTGATCTGAACCTGGTGGCCGGTGCATCAACCAGCTATTCGGCGGTAAATGCCGAACTCTATGGAGATCATTCCGCCAGCAATTCGGCATTGTTTACACAGCTTGACAAAACTTTCGGTAAGCTGATCGTTCTGGCCGGATTGCGCTATGAAACGTTCAGGGTTGATTCCGTAAAAGGAAACTCTCATCCCGTTTTCCGTGCAGGACTGAATTATGAACTTACACCGTCTACCTTCCTCCGTGGCTCCTTCGGGCAGGGTTATCGTTTCCCATCTATTGCAGAAAAATTTGTGAATACCTCCGTTGGTGCGTTAAAAGTTTTTCCGAATCCGGAAGTGCAGCCGGAAAACGGATGGAGTTCAGAACTCGGCATCAAACAAGCTTTCAGAATCAGTAACTGGATGGGGTATGCTGATTTGGCCGGCTTCATGCAACGCTACCATGATATGATTGAATTCAAGTTCGGCTATTATCATCCCAACCCCATACCCGGTGAATACGATCTGAATTACCTGGGTTTCGAATCGGTGAATATTGAAAATGCACGTATCAGCGGTTTTGAATTTACCATGGTCGGGCAAGGATCTTTTTTTGGTGTGACCACGAATGTGCTGGCAGGCCTCACCTATATCAATCCCATCAATGTAGACCAAAAGGAATTTGTCGACAGCATCATCGATAATGATCAAACCCTTACACAAGAAGTCAAGGACTCGCTGCAGCAATCCACTATTCTCAATTACCGTTTCAGGACTACCATCAAATTCAACCTTGATCAGTCATACCGTAAATTCAGCTGGGGCGTTGAAGTACGCTATAACAGCTTCATGATTAATATTGATCCGTTCTTTGAAGGCAATGATCCCCTGATCATATATCTTTTTGGACAACCGACAGAATTCATTCCCGGCGTGAAATCGTGGCGCGAAAATCATCATCACGGCGACTACGTGGTTGACCTCCGGCTCTCCTACAATATCACTGATAACATACGCGTATCGCTCATCACCAAGAACTCCTTTAACCGTGAATACTCCATCAGGCCGGCATTGCTGGAAGCACCGAGAAGTTATACCGCACAGCTGATATTGAAAATGTGA
- a CDS encoding FKBP-type peptidyl-prolyl cis-trans isomerase, which translates to MKHKPLFALLACIIIFGCNKKDGNCPEVTITAPSAEVATLKSYLDAAGITAVEDDRGFFYTIASAGTGDYPTACSHVTVNYTGKLTNGITFDDGDNVSFSLSQLITGWQEGIPLIAEGGSITLYLPPSLAYGSAANGSIPANSNLIFIIDLKSVN; encoded by the coding sequence ATGAAGCATAAACCACTCTTTGCATTACTCGCCTGCATCATCATCTTTGGCTGCAATAAGAAAGACGGTAACTGTCCGGAAGTAACCATCACAGCGCCTTCCGCTGAAGTGGCCACCCTCAAGTCGTATCTGGATGCAGCCGGTATCACGGCGGTGGAAGATGACCGCGGCTTTTTTTATACCATCGCCAGTGCCGGCACCGGTGATTATCCTACCGCCTGCTCACATGTTACGGTCAACTACACCGGCAAGCTTACGAATGGAATCACCTTCGACGATGGCGATAATGTCTCCTTCTCACTCTCACAACTCATCACCGGCTGGCAGGAAGGCATACCGCTTATTGCTGAAGGAGGAAGCATTACGCTGTATCTTCCGCCAAGTCTCGCTTATGGTTCGGCCGCCAATGGCAGCATACCGGCTAATTCCAATCTCATATTCATCATTGACCTTAAATCCGTAAACTGA
- a CDS encoding DinB family protein gives MSKHELFVKMALSAWHSHNERVNKLLEQLSDAQLHAETAAGRNTGIYLLGHLTAVNDALLPLLGLGERMYPQLDVAFIDNPDKSNQRMPSIAILKECWRSVNARLTEQMNQLSPEDWFARHTAVSEEDFAKEPHRNRLNVILNRTNHQSYHLGQLTYLLKK, from the coding sequence ATGAGTAAACACGAACTCTTTGTTAAAATGGCGCTTAGTGCATGGCATTCGCACAATGAAAGGGTGAATAAATTACTGGAACAACTTTCCGATGCGCAGCTGCATGCTGAAACGGCAGCGGGCCGCAATACCGGCATTTACCTGCTGGGCCATCTCACCGCCGTGAATGATGCATTGCTGCCACTGCTCGGCTTAGGCGAACGGATGTACCCGCAACTGGATGTTGCATTTATCGACAACCCGGATAAATCAAATCAGCGGATGCCATCCATCGCCATACTTAAAGAATGCTGGCGATCGGTGAATGCCCGGCTTACCGAACAGATGAATCAATTGTCGCCGGAAGATTGGTTTGCAAGGCATACAGCCGTGTCGGAAGAAGATTTTGCCAAAGAACCACACCGCAACAGGCTGAATGTTATTCTCAACCGAACCAATCATCAGAGTTATCACCTGGGACAATTAACCTATCTGCTGAAAAAGTAG
- a CDS encoding polyphosphate polymerase domain-containing protein: protein MAGFSSIGLREMEAVELMSRFDSKYIFNRSLLTGFLLQLQPYYKVLTIDGLPLFRYENLYFDTPALQSYTDHHNGKAGRFKVRLRRYTDTSKSYLEVKKKTNKGQTLKSRQRAEGISRELTAAQLDFAKSQLGRPDITLLPQLANNFSRITLVNEKDRERVTIDLLIHFSNNTTEKSLDDLVIAEVKQHRSTSLSAFKKLMQSNRIFPTGFSKYCLGTLLTCSGIKYNRFKPKLTALNKICNAAD, encoded by the coding sequence ATGGCAGGATTCTCATCAATAGGCCTCAGGGAAATGGAAGCCGTGGAGCTGATGAGCCGCTTCGACAGCAAGTACATCTTCAACCGCTCGCTGCTAACCGGATTTCTGCTGCAGCTGCAACCGTATTATAAAGTGCTTACAATTGACGGGTTGCCCCTTTTCAGGTATGAGAATTTATATTTTGACACGCCAGCCCTGCAATCATATACAGATCATCATAACGGCAAAGCAGGCAGATTCAAAGTGAGATTGAGAAGATACACTGATACCAGCAAAAGTTACCTCGAGGTAAAGAAAAAAACCAATAAAGGGCAGACACTGAAGTCGAGGCAGCGTGCCGAAGGTATCAGCAGGGAGTTGACGGCAGCACAGCTTGATTTTGCAAAATCACAGCTTGGCAGGCCGGATATTACGCTGCTCCCGCAACTCGCCAATAATTTTTCACGCATCACACTGGTCAATGAAAAAGACCGCGAGAGAGTCACTATTGATTTATTGATTCACTTCAGTAATAACACCACTGAGAAATCGCTGGATGACCTGGTGATAGCCGAAGTGAAGCAACACCGTTCCACTTCCTTATCAGCTTTCAAGAAGCTGATGCAATCCAACCGTATCTTCCCCACCGGATTCAGTAAATATTGTTTGGGTACCTTGCTCACCTGTTCCGGTATCAAATACAACCGATTTAAGCCAAAATTAACCGCACTAAACAAAATCTGTAATGCTGCTGACTGA